From the genome of Triticum aestivum cultivar Chinese Spring chromosome 3B, IWGSC CS RefSeq v2.1, whole genome shotgun sequence, one region includes:
- the LOC123067465 gene encoding uncharacterized protein, with translation MAPPAWVILGAVPRVSEQQDADLSLDLAAPPRVSALTVPPRVSPVQADPTSGACPWVVTADPASGLLLLCAPPPPPAPTPPLPPAYRNWRLVLNITDIERRPPAYFVCDVASATAFRLPQPGRDPRGLGSEINALNLGVVAAPGAGGGALRYMVVEFRYMFADKHATLLCFSSDTGEWVWKPVHNPLGHWIWGRDGVVAHDGKLWWVDLAGGLIFCDPFADAPVLDIVPLPESDCHLPGASCAHCAGRPAAYRRFVQVSAGKFRCVEWSSRSDDEAPMTVSMWTLNDPESKEWVLKYYKVSFQEIWADDSYKAAGRTEKNPTFALVHRMNPEVLYFFLEEHLFGVDLRAKRVVECGVYEMVVPPSGKPPNCFSVRALELPIALSPGSYSDVGSGPNGEEDVISFPGGIAESADRV, from the exons ATGGCTCCGCCGGCGTGGGTCATCCTGGGCGCCGTCCCGCGCGTGTCGGAGCAGCAGGACGCggacctctccctcgacctcgccgcgccgccgcgcgtCTCTGCCCTCACCGTGCCCCCGCGCGTGTCCCCCGTCCAGGCCGACCCCACCAGCGGCGCCTGCCCCTGGGTTGTCACCGCGGACCctgcctccggcctcctcctcctctgcgccCCGCCGCCCCCTCCCGCTCCCACTCCACCTCTCCCGCCGGCCTACCGCAACTGGAGGCTCGTCCTCAACATCACCGACATCGAGCGCCGGCCGCCTGCCTACTTCGTCTGCGACGTCGCCTCCGCCACCGCCTTCCGCCTCCCGCAACCCGGCCGCGACCCGAGGGGGCTAGGTTCGGAGATCAATGCGCTGAACCTCGGCGTCGTCGCTGCCCCAGGAGCCGGAGGTGGTGCGCTGCGCTACATGGTCGTCGAGTTCCGCTACATGTTCGCAGACAAGCACGCCACGCTCCTCTGCTTCTCGTCCGACACCGGCGAGTGGGTGTGGAAGCCGGTGCACAACCCCCTGGGGCACTGGATTTGGGGCAGAGACGGCGTCGTCGCCCACGATGGCAAACTCTGGTGGGTGGATCTTGCCGGGGGGCTCATCTTCTGCGACCCTTTCGCGGATGCGCCGGTGCTGGACATCGTCCCGCTCCCAGAAAGCGACTGCCATCTGCCTGGTGCCTCGTGCGCCCACTGCGCCGGGAGACCGGCGGCCTACCGCCGGTTCGTGCAGGTGAGCGCTGGCAAGTTCCGGTGCGTGGAGTGGAGCTCTCGCAGCGACGACGAGGCACCCATGACGGTCAGCATGTGGACGCTGAATGATCCGGAGTCCAAGGAGTgggtt ctcaagtac TACAAGGTGAGCTTTCAGGAGATCTGGGCCGACGACAGCTACAAGGCTGCCGGCCGGACGGAGAAGAACCCCACGTTCGCGCTCGTCCACCGCATGAATCCGGAAGTGCTCTACTTCTTCCTGGAGGAGCACCTCTTCGGCGTGGACCTGCGCGCCAAGAGGGTTGTGGAGTGCGGCGTGTACGAGATGGTGGTGCCACCGTCAGGGAAGCCCCCCAACTGTTTCTCCGTCCGCGCATTGGAGCTGCCGATCGCGCTTTCCCCAG GTTCGTATTCTGATGTTGGCAGTGGTCCCAACGGCGAAGAGGACGTCATTTCTTTCCCGG GAGGAATCGCTGAGTCTGCAGATCGAGTTTGA